In Vicinamibacteria bacterium, the following proteins share a genomic window:
- a CDS encoding pseudouridine-5'-phosphate glycosidase, whose amino-acid sequence MSDLWTVAPHVAEALAAGRPVVALETTLVTHGLPHPEGVSAAAELEAEVRATGAVPATIGVLDGRAHVGLDAGELERLAMSKEVAKLNLSNLAAQLASGRAGSTTVAATLFLAHRVGIKVLATGGIGGVHRDAAESGDVSSDLSALARFPVAVVCAGAKAVLDLGKTVEALETLGVPTYGLGTDRFPAFYRRESDLPVDRRFDALEELARAVRAHWSLGFGTGVVVANPIPPEEEMPGPLYDRALAQALADAARARLRGRGVTPFLLERLRELTEGRSVFSNRALLRHNARVAGALAEALARA is encoded by the coding sequence GTGAGCGACCTCTGGACCGTCGCTCCCCACGTGGCGGAGGCCCTCGCCGCCGGGCGCCCGGTGGTGGCTCTCGAGACCACGCTTGTCACCCATGGGCTGCCCCACCCGGAGGGCGTGAGCGCGGCCGCGGAGCTGGAAGCCGAGGTGCGCGCGACGGGGGCGGTGCCGGCCACCATCGGCGTCCTGGACGGCCGGGCTCACGTGGGTCTCGATGCGGGCGAACTCGAGCGGTTGGCCATGTCAAAGGAGGTGGCCAAGCTCAACCTCAGCAACCTGGCGGCCCAGCTTGCGAGCGGCCGGGCGGGGTCCACCACCGTGGCCGCCACTCTCTTCCTCGCCCACCGGGTCGGCATCAAGGTGCTCGCCACGGGCGGGATCGGGGGCGTCCACCGCGACGCGGCCGAGAGCGGGGACGTGTCCTCCGACCTGAGCGCCCTTGCCCGCTTCCCGGTGGCGGTGGTCTGCGCGGGGGCCAAGGCGGTGCTCGATCTCGGCAAGACGGTGGAGGCGCTGGAGACCCTGGGCGTGCCCACCTATGGCCTGGGCACGGACAGATTCCCCGCCTTCTACCGGCGGGAAAGCGATCTGCCTGTGGACCGGCGCTTCGACGCCCTGGAGGAACTGGCGAGGGCGGTGCGGGCCCACTGGTCCCTCGGGTTCGGCACCGGGGTGGTGGTGGCCAACCCCATTCCCCCGGAGGAGGAGATGCCGGGCCCGCTCTACGACAGAGCCCTGGCCCAGGCCTTGGCCGACGCCGCCCGCGCCCGCCTTCGGGGTCGCGGCGTCACGCCGTTCCTCCTCGAGCGGCTGCGCGAGCTGACCGAGGGCAGAAGCGTCTTCTCCAACCGGGCTCTCCTGCGCCACAACGCCCGGGTGGCGGGAGCGCTCGCGGAAGCGCTGGCCCGCGCCTAG
- a CDS encoding transporter substrate-binding domain-containing protein — protein sequence MDFRPPLALSLLLALLPAAHAADLPAIRERGHLRVLTVLTSQQSDFFSAQPGKGFDRELLEGFATLVRVNLETVAQSSWDALVPALLAGKADLIAGRFTVTEGRRKLIAFTSEVFPTRNVVLTRKPHRVVTTLEELRAEKVGTVKGTSMAEAVQAAGIPGGNVDETIPTGTLPAALKAGRVTAVVLGVENAIDAQRQDPDLQLGLFLGPPRSLAYGVRKEDTELRQALSDYIDNLRRTPTWSRLVVKYFGEAAPDILRKARQE from the coding sequence GTGGACTTCAGACCTCCGCTCGCGCTATCCCTTTTACTCGCCCTCCTCCCGGCCGCGCACGCCGCGGACCTGCCCGCCATCCGGGAGCGGGGCCACCTCCGCGTGCTCACCGTGCTCACCAGCCAGCAGAGCGACTTTTTCTCCGCCCAACCCGGCAAGGGCTTCGACCGGGAGCTGCTGGAGGGCTTCGCGACCCTCGTGCGGGTCAACCTCGAAACCGTCGCCCAGTCCAGCTGGGACGCCCTTGTCCCCGCCCTCCTGGCGGGGAAGGCGGACCTCATCGCCGGCCGTTTCACGGTGACGGAGGGCCGCCGCAAGCTCATCGCCTTCACCAGCGAGGTCTTTCCCACCCGCAACGTCGTCCTGACCCGCAAGCCCCACCGCGTGGTGACGACCCTGGAGGAGCTTCGGGCGGAGAAAGTCGGGACGGTAAAGGGTACGAGCATGGCGGAGGCGGTACAGGCGGCGGGGATCCCCGGGGGAAACGTCGATGAGACGATCCCCACCGGCACTCTCCCCGCCGCCCTCAAGGCGGGAAGGGTCACCGCCGTCGTCCTCGGGGTCGAGAACGCGATCGACGCTCAGCGCCAGGATCCCGACCTCCAGCTTGGCCTCTTCCTCGGCCCGCCCCGCTCTCTCGCCTACGGCGTGCGAAAGGAGGACACCGAGCTTCGCCAGGCCCTGAGCGACTACATCGACAACCTGCGGCGGACGCCCACCTGGAGCCGGCTCGTGGTCAAGTACTTCGGGGAGGCGGCCCCCGACATCCTCAGGAAGGCGCGCCAGGAGTGA
- the clpA gene encoding ATP-dependent Clp protease ATP-binding subunit ClpA — translation MFSMTLEMVLNVAEREALARHHAHLTLEHLLYAVAHDPLGEEILKACGANLDRLREDLRRHLEDEIERLPKGLEQEPIQSLAFRRVLQAAVLHVQSAGRDEANVGDVLAALLQQPKSQAAKLLAGQDVTRLDVLNYISHGITKVPRGEPEPTVPAGEAEEAPLPPRDPLSAYAVNLTERARLGQLDPLIGRHPEIQRALEVLCRRRKNNPVFVGEAGVGKTALVEGLAQRLLADDVPEILKGAEIFGLDSGSLLAGTRFRGDFEERFKALMGALGKRPKAILFIDELHTMVGAGATTGGTMDLANLVKPILTEGRIRLIGSTTFEEFKHIERDRALFRRLQKIAVEEPSFEDTAKILKGLKTRYEAHHGVVYTEAALEAAVRLAARHLREHKLPDSAVDVIDEAGAALRLHSAEPGKRVDTPEIERVIARMARIPEKQATLSEKERLRTLEESLGRVVFGQEEAVRTVARAIKRSRAGLGHPDHPAGCFLFTGPTGVGKTELAKQLARHLGNEFHRFDMSEYMEKHAVARLIGAPPGYVGFEQGGVLVDAVRAHPYSVVLLDEIEKAHFDLFNILLQVMDHATLTDNTGRKADFRQVVLIMTSNAGSREMTAGSIGFAGDQARDARNRGKRALERLFSPEFRNRLDATVSFNPLSPEVMETIVEKFILELEAQLAERRVAITLAPEARAYLARKGYDTRYGARHLSRLVQTEVRDPLTEEILFGRLENGGTVTLGLGEDKLTFEVEGPRETVSPGAS, via the coding sequence ATGTTCAGCATGACCCTGGAGATGGTCCTCAACGTTGCCGAGCGGGAGGCCCTGGCCCGGCACCACGCCCACCTGACCCTGGAGCACCTGCTCTACGCGGTGGCCCACGACCCCTTGGGGGAGGAGATCCTGAAGGCCTGCGGGGCAAACCTGGACCGCCTGCGCGAGGACCTGCGCCGCCACCTGGAGGACGAGATCGAGCGCCTCCCGAAGGGGCTGGAGCAAGAGCCCATCCAGAGCTTGGCCTTCCGGCGGGTGCTGCAGGCGGCCGTCCTGCACGTCCAGAGCGCGGGGCGCGACGAGGCCAACGTGGGCGACGTTCTGGCCGCCCTCCTTCAGCAGCCGAAGTCCCAGGCCGCCAAGCTGCTCGCGGGCCAGGACGTGACCCGCCTCGATGTGCTGAACTACATCTCGCACGGCATCACCAAGGTCCCCCGGGGCGAGCCCGAGCCCACGGTGCCCGCAGGCGAAGCTGAGGAGGCACCCCTCCCTCCCCGCGATCCCCTCTCCGCCTATGCCGTCAACCTGACCGAGCGTGCCCGCCTGGGCCAGCTCGATCCCCTGATCGGCCGCCACCCGGAGATCCAGCGCGCGCTCGAGGTTCTCTGCCGGCGACGCAAGAACAACCCCGTCTTCGTGGGCGAGGCGGGGGTGGGCAAGACCGCGCTCGTGGAGGGGCTGGCCCAGCGTCTCCTGGCCGACGACGTCCCCGAGATCCTGAAGGGCGCCGAGATCTTCGGCCTGGATAGCGGGTCCCTCCTGGCGGGGACGCGCTTCCGGGGCGATTTCGAGGAGCGCTTCAAGGCGCTCATGGGGGCCCTCGGTAAACGGCCGAAGGCGATCCTTTTCATCGACGAGCTCCACACCATGGTGGGGGCGGGGGCGACCACGGGCGGGACCATGGACCTGGCCAACCTCGTGAAGCCCATTCTGACCGAGGGACGGATCCGCCTCATCGGCTCGACCACCTTCGAGGAGTTCAAGCACATCGAGCGTGACCGCGCCCTCTTCCGTCGGCTGCAGAAGATCGCGGTGGAAGAGCCGTCCTTCGAGGATACGGCGAAGATCCTGAAGGGCTTGAAGACGCGCTACGAGGCCCACCACGGGGTCGTCTACACGGAGGCCGCGCTGGAGGCGGCGGTGCGCCTGGCCGCGCGCCACCTACGCGAGCACAAGCTTCCCGACAGCGCGGTGGACGTGATCGACGAGGCGGGGGCCGCCCTGCGGCTCCACTCCGCGGAGCCCGGCAAGCGGGTGGACACTCCGGAGATCGAACGCGTGATTGCGCGGATGGCGCGGATCCCCGAGAAGCAGGCCACGCTCTCCGAGAAGGAGCGGCTGCGCACGCTGGAGGAGTCTCTGGGCCGGGTGGTGTTCGGCCAGGAGGAGGCGGTGCGCACGGTGGCGCGGGCCATCAAGCGCTCGCGGGCGGGGCTCGGCCATCCCGACCACCCGGCGGGCTGCTTCCTCTTTACCGGCCCTACCGGGGTCGGCAAGACCGAGCTCGCCAAGCAGCTCGCCCGCCACCTGGGCAACGAGTTCCATCGCTTCGACATGAGCGAGTACATGGAGAAGCACGCGGTGGCGCGGCTCATTGGGGCCCCCCCCGGCTACGTGGGCTTTGAGCAGGGGGGGGTGCTGGTGGATGCTGTGCGCGCCCATCCCTACAGCGTGGTCCTCCTGGACGAGATCGAGAAGGCTCACTTCGATCTCTTCAACATCCTCCTTCAGGTGATGGACCACGCTACCCTGACCGACAACACGGGCCGCAAGGCCGACTTCCGCCAGGTGGTCCTAATCATGACCTCCAACGCGGGCTCGCGCGAAATGACGGCGGGCAGCATCGGCTTCGCGGGCGACCAGGCCCGGGACGCGCGGAACCGGGGCAAGCGCGCCCTGGAACGCCTCTTCAGCCCCGAGTTCCGAAACCGACTGGACGCCACCGTGAGCTTCAACCCGCTCTCTCCCGAGGTAATGGAGACCATCGTGGAGAAGTTCATCCTGGAGCTGGAGGCCCAGCTCGCGGAGCGGCGCGTGGCCATCACCCTCGCCCCGGAAGCGCGGGCCTACCTGGCGCGCAAGGGCTACGACACGAGATACGGCGCGCGGCATCTGTCCCGGCTGGTCCAGACCGAGGTACGCGATCCCCTGACGGAAGAGATCCTGTTCGGGAGACTGGAGAACGGGGGGACGGTCACCCTGGGCCTCGGGGAGGACAAGCTGACCTTCGAGGTCGAGGGCCCCCGGGAGACGGTCTCCCCGGGAGCATCCTGA
- the clpS gene encoding ATP-dependent Clp protease adapter ClpS yields MAGEERRTDGEVQEKTRPKIKRPQLYKVILHNDDYTTMQFVVEVLESVFHKSPAEAHRIMMQVHTRGFGVCGAYPHEVAETKVALVHDLAREHGYPLRASLEEE; encoded by the coding sequence ATGGCCGGCGAAGAGCGACGCACCGACGGGGAGGTGCAGGAGAAGACCCGACCCAAGATCAAGCGGCCGCAGCTCTACAAAGTGATCCTTCACAACGACGACTACACCACCATGCAGTTCGTGGTCGAGGTCCTGGAGTCCGTCTTCCACAAGTCCCCCGCCGAAGCCCATCGCATCATGATGCAGGTCCACACCCGGGGCTTCGGGGTCTGCGGGGCCTACCCCCACGAGGTGGCCGAGACCAAGGTGGCGCTGGTTCACGACCTTGCCCGCGAGCACGGGTATCCCCTGCGGGCGAGCCTAGAAGAGGAGTGA
- a CDS encoding EAL domain-containing protein, with protein MPIHPLPFRIGRRPGLDLTLPSLAVSKTHAEIYAAGDLLRLRDLGSTNGTFLNHELITDRPVSDGDILHFADFEFRLGRQEGGGKAAPVRSDSDTTITMHRGDLSRQFAEGTRELTELIRDGAVTIAFQAIVEIPSGAVAAYEALGRGRHPRLPESPSELFRIAESLGAEAELSRLFRRRAVELVRDRPHLPTLFLNTHPTELRQPGLVESLEELRGVAPHLDLALEIHESALAAPAVIGALRERLAEMNVGLAYDDFGAGQARLLELAEAPPHYLKFDRRFVTGIDQAPASRRRVLTSLVTVARELLVRTVAEGIETAAEYEVCASVGFTHGQGFHLARPVPAEDL; from the coding sequence GTGCCCATCCACCCCCTGCCCTTCCGCATCGGACGCCGCCCGGGTCTCGACCTTACCCTCCCCTCCCTGGCCGTGTCCAAAACCCACGCGGAGATTTACGCGGCGGGCGACCTCCTCCGCTTGCGGGACCTGGGCAGCACCAACGGCACGTTCCTCAACCACGAGTTGATCACCGACCGGCCGGTCAGCGACGGCGACATCCTCCACTTCGCGGATTTCGAGTTCCGCTTGGGTCGACAGGAGGGGGGAGGAAAGGCCGCCCCCGTGCGCTCGGATTCGGATACCACGATCACGATGCACCGAGGGGACCTCTCCCGGCAGTTCGCGGAGGGGACTCGCGAGCTCACGGAGCTGATCCGGGACGGGGCCGTTACCATCGCCTTCCAGGCCATCGTCGAGATCCCGAGCGGCGCGGTCGCCGCCTACGAGGCCCTCGGCCGCGGGCGCCATCCGCGCCTCCCCGAGAGCCCGAGCGAGCTGTTTCGCATCGCAGAGAGCCTGGGGGCGGAGGCGGAGCTGAGCCGGCTCTTTCGCCGCCGGGCGGTGGAGCTGGTTCGGGATCGCCCGCATCTGCCCACCCTCTTCCTCAACACTCATCCCACCGAGTTGCGGCAGCCCGGCCTGGTGGAGTCGCTGGAGGAGCTTCGGGGTGTGGCCCCCCATCTGGACCTCGCCCTGGAGATCCACGAGAGCGCCCTCGCCGCACCCGCCGTCATCGGCGCGCTGCGGGAGCGACTGGCGGAGATGAACGTGGGCCTGGCCTACGACGACTTCGGCGCCGGCCAGGCGCGCCTCCTCGAGCTAGCGGAGGCCCCCCCCCACTACCTGAAGTTCGACCGGCGCTTCGTGACCGGCATAGATCAAGCGCCGGCCTCGCGACGGAGGGTCCTCACCTCCCTGGTGACGGTAGCCCGTGAGCTCTTGGTCAGGACGGTGGCGGAGGGCATCGAGACCGCGGCCGAGTACGAGGTTTGCGCCAGCGTCGGTTTCACGCACGGCCAGGGATTCCACCTGGCCCGGCCCGTCCCGGCCGAAGACCTGTAA
- the aat gene encoding leucyl/phenylalanyl-tRNA--protein transferase: MPVFRLDRRLLFPSVEYSEDDGLLAAGGDLRPERLILAYSSGIFPWYSNGQPILWHSPDPRTVLRVPKLRVSRSLRKTLRKGLYRFTLDTAFPAVIEACASAPRPDQPGTWITGAMIEAYTELHRRGFAHSVEAWRDGTLAGGVYGVSLGAAFFGESMFARAPDASKAAFVTLVEQLARWGIELIDCQVYTSHLARFGAEEWPRARYLAALQQALTHPSRTGSWRFDGNIAGVAPGR; the protein is encoded by the coding sequence GTGCCTGTCTTCCGTCTCGACCGGCGGCTGCTGTTCCCATCGGTGGAGTACTCCGAGGACGACGGCCTTCTGGCCGCGGGGGGCGACCTCCGCCCCGAGCGCCTCATCCTCGCCTACTCCTCCGGCATCTTCCCTTGGTACTCGAACGGACAGCCGATCCTGTGGCACTCCCCGGATCCACGAACGGTGCTCCGGGTCCCAAAGCTCCGCGTCTCGCGGAGCCTGCGCAAGACTCTGCGCAAGGGGCTCTATCGGTTCACCCTGGACACCGCCTTCCCGGCCGTGATCGAGGCTTGCGCGAGCGCGCCGCGTCCCGACCAGCCCGGCACCTGGATCACCGGCGCCATGATCGAGGCCTACACCGAGCTGCACCGGCGGGGGTTCGCCCACTCGGTCGAGGCGTGGCGCGACGGGACCTTGGCCGGGGGCGTCTACGGGGTGTCGCTGGGGGCGGCCTTCTTCGGGGAATCGATGTTCGCGCGCGCCCCGGACGCATCCAAGGCGGCCTTCGTCACCCTCGTGGAGCAACTGGCCCGCTGGGGCATCGAGCTCATCGACTGCCAGGTTTACACCTCGCATTTGGCCCGTTTCGGAGCCGAGGAGTGGCCGCGCGCCCGCTACTTGGCCGCCCTGCAGCAGGCCCTCACCCACCCCAGCCGGACGGGCTCCTGGCGGTTCGACGGGAACATTGCGGGGGTCGCCCCCGGACGCTGA
- a CDS encoding arginyltransferase, with translation MNGEMTHEGRTRRLAQAIAREGPAPGEPFPCPYLPGRMARQVTLLPTPLAAGVYHSLMDLNFRRLGLVFYRPDCEGCGECRMIRVPVSAFRPSRSQRRCWARNADLTVEVGRPVPTEAKRRLYKRYLDHRHDGQMDGSPAEFRLFLYTSSVRTVEIAYLCRGRVLGVGLADLEPQAMSAVYCYFEPDAESRSLGVFNVLRMIEECRRRGLPHLYLGYYVRECGRMSYKAAYRPCEILDPTGRWVRDGSGNETVSGR, from the coding sequence ATGAACGGGGAAATGACCCACGAAGGCAGGACGCGCCGGCTCGCGCAGGCCATCGCGCGGGAGGGCCCCGCACCCGGGGAGCCCTTCCCTTGCCCCTACCTGCCCGGCCGGATGGCCCGCCAAGTCACTCTTCTGCCCACCCCCCTCGCCGCGGGGGTGTACCACTCCCTCATGGATCTGAACTTTCGGCGGCTCGGCCTTGTCTTTTATCGCCCCGACTGCGAGGGCTGCGGGGAATGCCGGATGATACGCGTGCCCGTGAGCGCGTTCCGGCCCTCCCGGAGCCAGCGGCGATGCTGGGCCCGCAATGCCGACCTGACGGTTGAGGTCGGCCGCCCCGTACCCACCGAGGCCAAGCGCCGCCTGTATAAGCGCTACCTGGATCATCGGCATGACGGGCAGATGGACGGCTCGCCCGCCGAGTTCCGTTTGTTCCTCTACACCTCCAGCGTTCGGACGGTCGAGATCGCCTACCTGTGCCGGGGCCGCGTCCTGGGCGTGGGACTCGCCGACCTTGAGCCCCAGGCCATGAGCGCGGTCTATTGCTACTTCGAGCCCGACGCCGAATCGCGCTCCCTAGGTGTCTTCAATGTGCTCCGCATGATCGAGGAATGCCGGCGGCGGGGGCTGCCTCACCTCTACCTCGGGTACTACGTGAGGGAGTGCGGACGGATGAGCTACAAGGCTGCCTACCGTCCCTGTGAGATACTGGATCCGACCGGACGCTGGGTTCGTGACGGGTCCGGAAATGAGACAGTGAGCGGCCGCTAA
- the ftcD gene encoding glutamate formimidoyltransferase gives MLAARARSGLRRLVECVPNFSEGRDRAIIDAIAESIRQTPGCTLLDVDPGQSTNRTVYTFVGYPEAVVEGALNSARAAKERIDMRRHQGAHPRMGALDVCPFVPVSGVSLADCVACAKSFGQRVAEELGIPIYLYEAAATEAHRKSLKQIRAGEYEGLAEKIVRPEWRPDFGPSAFLPAWGATAAGARFFLIAYNVNILGTKEQAHRIALSVREQGRGPDAPGKLKAVKGIGWYVEEYGMAQVSMNLDDYTVTPPHVAFEACVEEARKLKVAVAGSELVGLIPLQALLAAADYYISREDLFILDESQKIRLAVERLGLSSVSPFRAEKRIIEHMIADKAEEPLAGGSVRTFVELLGSRAPAPGGGSAAALSAAMGAALGAMVGWTTYGKRKFENEDAVMRRIIPTLHQAMTDLIPMIDADTAAFNEYMAALGLPKDTPEQAARRHQRLQEGLRKTVEVPLRTMRVADACWEAMVEMAAHGNLASRSDLEVGAKSLEAGVWGAARNVSTNLPGLEDEAFRKATAAEVESLLERAKTRRDEVLAILARR, from the coding sequence TTGCTCGCCGCGAGAGCGAGGTCGGGCTTGAGAAGGTTGGTCGAGTGCGTGCCTAACTTCTCTGAAGGGCGTGACCGCGCCATCATCGACGCCATCGCCGAGAGCATCCGCCAGACCCCGGGCTGCACCTTGCTGGACGTGGATCCCGGTCAGTCCACCAATCGTACGGTGTACACGTTTGTGGGCTACCCGGAAGCGGTGGTAGAGGGCGCCTTGAACTCCGCCCGTGCGGCCAAGGAACGGATCGACATGCGGCGCCACCAGGGAGCCCACCCGCGGATGGGGGCCCTGGATGTCTGCCCTTTCGTGCCCGTCTCGGGGGTGAGCCTGGCCGACTGCGTGGCCTGCGCGAAGTCGTTCGGGCAGCGCGTGGCCGAGGAGTTGGGCATCCCCATCTACCTCTACGAGGCGGCCGCCACCGAAGCCCACCGAAAGAGCCTCAAGCAGATCCGGGCCGGAGAGTACGAGGGCCTGGCGGAAAAGATCGTGCGGCCGGAATGGCGGCCCGATTTTGGCCCCTCCGCTTTCCTCCCCGCTTGGGGGGCCACCGCCGCGGGGGCGCGCTTCTTCCTGATCGCCTACAACGTGAACATCCTCGGTACCAAGGAGCAAGCCCATCGCATCGCCTTGAGCGTGCGCGAGCAGGGCCGCGGCCCGGACGCGCCCGGGAAGCTCAAGGCGGTGAAGGGAATTGGGTGGTACGTGGAGGAATACGGCATGGCCCAGGTATCCATGAACCTCGACGACTACACCGTCACTCCCCCCCACGTCGCCTTCGAGGCCTGCGTGGAGGAGGCGCGGAAGCTCAAGGTGGCGGTGGCGGGGTCGGAATTGGTGGGGCTGATCCCCCTCCAGGCCCTGCTAGCCGCGGCCGACTACTACATTTCCCGGGAGGACCTCTTCATACTGGACGAGAGCCAGAAGATTCGCCTAGCCGTAGAGCGCCTGGGGTTGAGCTCGGTCTCGCCTTTCCGGGCGGAGAAGCGCATCATCGAGCACATGATCGCGGACAAGGCCGAGGAGCCGCTCGCCGGCGGGTCGGTCCGAACCTTCGTGGAGCTTCTGGGCTCCCGGGCCCCCGCCCCCGGGGGCGGCTCGGCCGCGGCCCTGAGCGCGGCCATGGGCGCCGCCCTCGGCGCCATGGTGGGTTGGACGACTTACGGAAAGAGGAAGTTCGAGAACGAAGACGCCGTGATGCGACGGATCATCCCTACCCTTCATCAAGCCATGACCGATCTCATCCCCATGATCGACGCCGACACCGCGGCCTTCAACGAGTACATGGCCGCCTTGGGGCTGCCGAAGGATACGCCGGAGCAGGCGGCCCGGCGTCACCAGCGCCTGCAGGAAGGGCTGAGGAAGACGGTGGAGGTCCCGTTGCGGACCATGCGCGTCGCCGACGCCTGCTGGGAGGCCATGGTGGAGATGGCCGCGCACGGCAACCTGGCCTCGCGGTCCGACCTCGAGGTGGGCGCCAAGTCCTTGGAAGCCGGCGTCTGGGGGGCGGCGAGGAACGTGAGCACGAACCTGCCCGGCCTCGAGGACGAGGCCTTCCGGAAGGCGACGGCGGCCGAGGTCGAGTCCCTCCTCGAGCGGGCGAAGACCCGTCGCGACGAGGTGCTCGCCATCCTGGCCCGTCGCTGA
- a CDS encoding 2OG-Fe(II) oxygenase — protein MSKADGPTISARLAQLPWTEIEAVLWERGYARTHALLTAEECRHLAALYPADALFRSRIDMARHRFGFGEYKYFARPLPSLVEGLRTYAYPHLARIANRWMEALGSPARYPPRHKALLRLCAEHGQTRPTPLLLRYEAGGYNCLHQDLYGTLQFPLQITAFLSRPGLDYTGGEFLLVEQRPRAQSRGEALLPGQGELLIFTTAHRPARGARGYHRVNVRHGLSRVRSGRRYALGIIFHDAR, from the coding sequence ATGAGCAAGGCGGACGGGCCCACCATCTCGGCCCGCCTGGCCCAGCTGCCCTGGACGGAGATCGAGGCCGTGCTCTGGGAGCGCGGCTACGCCCGGACCCACGCTCTGCTGACCGCGGAGGAGTGCCGCCACCTGGCCGCCCTCTACCCGGCCGATGCGCTCTTCCGCAGCCGCATCGACATGGCCCGCCACCGCTTTGGCTTCGGTGAGTACAAGTACTTCGCGAGGCCGCTGCCTTCCCTCGTCGAGGGGCTGCGCACTTACGCCTATCCTCACCTCGCGCGTATCGCAAATCGCTGGATGGAGGCCCTTGGTTCCCCCGCGCGGTACCCGCCGCGCCACAAAGCACTCCTGCGGCTCTGCGCCGAGCACGGCCAGACCCGGCCCACCCCACTTCTGCTGCGCTACGAGGCGGGCGGCTACAACTGCCTGCACCAGGACCTCTACGGCACCCTCCAGTTCCCCCTGCAGATCACCGCCTTCCTGAGCCGGCCCGGGCTGGACTACACGGGGGGGGAGTTCCTGCTCGTGGAGCAGCGTCCCCGCGCACAGTCGAGGGGGGAGGCCTTGCTCCCCGGCCAGGGCGAGCTGCTGATCTTTACCACCGCCCACCGGCCGGCCCGAGGGGCCCGCGGCTATCACCGGGTGAATGTCCGCCACGGACTGAGCCGCGTGCGCAGCGGGCGACGGTACGCGCTGGGCATTATTTTTCACGATGCGCGCTGA
- a CDS encoding TPM domain-containing protein, whose protein sequence is MSACGRRFPAWLALAFLAASQAPRAHAAQVPLPPRPAQYATDRAQVFPPARLAALNARLADFERVTSNQVLVYVDRSLPPGTSLEEMGATAIRQWGVGQKGKSNGVIIFVFTDDRALRLEVGYGLEGVLPDARARQITSDVIKPFLKRGDTAGGIEAGVEAVFAAVRGEGFQGTGRTAAEGLRGRASGGYSFALVVFLVAGVFIILVVALIIWAVKQASGEGRTSSPSDPSSASSSSSDSSSSSSSASSSSSDSSDSSDSSSSSSSDFSGGGGDGGGGGSSDSW, encoded by the coding sequence TTGAGCGCCTGCGGCCGCCGTTTCCCCGCTTGGCTGGCCCTTGCCTTCCTGGCCGCCAGCCAAGCTCCGCGGGCCCACGCCGCCCAGGTTCCCCTGCCCCCCCGGCCGGCCCAGTACGCTACCGATCGCGCCCAGGTGTTCCCACCCGCCCGGCTCGCCGCCCTCAACGCAAGACTCGCCGACTTCGAGCGTGTGACCTCGAATCAGGTCCTGGTCTACGTGGACCGGTCCCTCCCACCGGGCACGAGCCTGGAAGAAATGGGGGCCACGGCCATCCGGCAGTGGGGGGTCGGCCAGAAAGGCAAGTCCAACGGCGTCATCATCTTCGTCTTCACCGACGATCGCGCCCTGCGGTTGGAAGTGGGCTACGGCCTCGAAGGCGTTCTGCCCGACGCCCGCGCCCGTCAGATTACGTCCGATGTCATCAAACCCTTCCTGAAGAGGGGCGACACGGCGGGTGGGATTGAAGCTGGCGTGGAGGCCGTCTTCGCCGCCGTCCGGGGCGAGGGCTTCCAGGGAACGGGACGCACCGCGGCCGAGGGCCTCCGAGGGAGGGCGTCGGGCGGATACTCCTTCGCGCTGGTGGTGTTCCTGGTGGCGGGAGTCTTCATCATCCTGGTCGTTGCCCTCATCATCTGGGCCGTGAAGCAGGCCTCCGGGGAGGGGAGAACTTCGTCCCCGTCCGACCCGTCGTCGGCTTCATCTTCGTCCTCGGACTCGTCCTCGTCCTCGTCCTCCGCCTCCTCGTCCTCCTCGGACTCCTCGGACTCCTCGGACTCCTCGAGCTCATCGAGCTCGGACTTCTCGGGCGGGGGAGGGGACGGTGGTGGCGGGGGATCTAGCGACAGCTGGTGA